In Nomascus leucogenys isolate Asia chromosome 25, Asia_NLE_v1, whole genome shotgun sequence, a single genomic region encodes these proteins:
- the LOC105738720 gene encoding keratin-associated protein 19-3 isoform X2: MSYYGNYYGGLGYGCGGFGGLGYGYGCGCGSFRRLGSGCGYGGYGYGCCRPSYYGGYGFSGFY, encoded by the exons ATGAGCTACTACGGCAACTACTACGGAGGCCTGGGCTATGGCTGTGGAGGCTTCGGTGGCCTGGGCTATGGCTATGGCTGTGGATGTGGCAGCTTCCGCAGACTGGGTTCTGGCTGTGGCTATGGAG GCTACGGATATGGCTGCTGCCGCCCATCGTACTATGGAGGATACGGATTCTCTGgcttttattaa
- the LOC105738720 gene encoding keratin-associated protein 19-3 isoform X3, translating to MSYYGNYYGGLGYGCGGFGGLGYGYGCGCYGYGSGCGGYGYGCCRPSYYGGYGFSGFY from the exons ATGAGCTACTACGGCAACTACTACGGAGGCCTGGGCTATGGCTGTGGAGGCTTCGGTGGCCTGGGCTATGGCTATGGCTGTGGAT GCTACGGATATGGCTCTGGCTGTGGAGGCTACGGATATGGCTGCTGCCGCCCATCGTACTATGGAGGATACGGATTCTCTGgcttttattaa
- the LOC105738720 gene encoding keratin-associated protein 19-3 isoform X1, protein MSYYGNYYGGLGYGCGGFGGLGYGYGCGCGSFRRLGSGCGYGGYRYGSGFGGYGYGSGFGGYGYGSGCGGYGYGCCRPSYYGGYGFSGFY, encoded by the coding sequence ATGAGCTACTACGGCAACTACTACGGAGGCCTGGGCTATGGCTGTGGAGGCTTCGGTGGCCTGGGCTATGGCTATGGCTGTGGATGTGGCAGCTTCCGCAGACTGGGTTCTGGCTGTGGCTATGGAGGCTACAGATATGGCTCTGGCTTCGGAGGCTACGGATATGGCTCTGGCTTTGGAGGCTACGGATATGGCTCTGGCTGTGGAGGCTACGGATATGGCTGCTGCCGCCCATCGTACTATGGAGGATACGGATTCTCTGgcttttattaa
- the LOC115833162 gene encoding keratin-associated protein 19-5, with the protein MNYYGNYYRGLGYGYGGFDDLGYGYGCGCGSFRRLGYGGCYGGYGYGSGFGGYGYRSCRPSCYGGYGFSGFY; encoded by the coding sequence ATGAACTACTACGGCAACTACTACAGAGGCCTGGGCTACGGCTACGGAGGCTTCGATGACCTGGGTTATGGCTATGGCTGCGGATGTGGCAGCTTCCGCAGACTGGGCTATGGTGGTTGCTACGGAGGCTATGGATACGGCTCTGGCTTCGGAGGCTATGGATACCGCAGCTGCCGCCCATCATGCTATGGAGGATATGGATTCTCTGGATTTTATTGA